Proteins encoded within one genomic window of Trichoderma asperellum chromosome 2, complete sequence:
- a CDS encoding uncharacterized protein (EggNog:ENOG41~TransMembrane:13 (i62-79o85-104i116-137o143-164i176-196o208-226i238-258o307-331i343-366o372-389i401-422o434-453i465-486o)), with the protein MADHNSPEKQGEQATIVIDGTCGHGPEEPVKFTGSRDIALQLVNTKLVTEFTLREERKTLRLIDFFLIPLMFVTFALQYMDKSCLTGAAIFGIIEDLDLFQIETLHGESAIDLKRYSYASLIFFWGFLAGLFPGVYLCQRFPIGKYVSVTMFLWGGVTICTAAVRSYQGLYVQRFFLGFTEASISPAFSLITVMWYKRSEVPLRYAVWYSASGIAVLVGNLLLYAIGHISGSLRPWKYQFIIIGSITSLWAIALWFLLPDSPVNAIFLSERQKIVAVERLRADQIGIENKTVKPEQVREVFTDPKTYFYITIVFTASLTNGAATGFGSIIVQSFGYTSFRSTLLLGAAGVTLFIWVLGSGLIATFIKNTRTLLGMLTCLPVIAGCIMIWKSNWENRAVPLWGFFILTVFANALVMVLTLMAANTAGYTKKAVTAGLVWATYCVSNGVAPLLVFGPEKKIHYPTTFKIVISMMSLVFLLFGAFRWYLLRLNRKRDAIRHVVETEAAQTGFMDLTDRENMNFRYEA; encoded by the exons ATGGCCGACCACAACAGTCCAGAAAAGCAAGGAGAGCAGGCAACGATAGTGATTGATGGAACATGTGGACATGGTCCCGAGGAACCGGTCAAATTTACTGGATCTCGGGACATAGCTCTCCAGTTGGTAAACACCAAGTTGGTTACAGAGTTTACGCTTCGGGAGGAACGCAAGACACTGCGCCTTATCGACTTCTTTCTCATTCCACTCATGTTTGTCACATTTGCTTTACAATACATGGACAAGTCATGTTTGACCGGTGCTGCCATTTTTGGTATTATTGAAGATCTGGATCTATTTCAAAT TGAAACTCTCCACGGCGAATCTGCAATTGATCTCAAGCGCTACTCATATGCTtctctcattttcttctggGGTTTTTTGGCCGGGT TATTTCCTGGTGTATATCTATGCCAGAGGTTCCCCATTGGGAAATATGTCTCCGTCACT ATGTTCTTGTGGGGCGGAGTCACAATCTGCACCGCAGCCGTTCGGTCTTACCAGGGACTCTACGTCCAGCGATTTTTCCTTGGCTTCACCGAAGCTAGTATCTCCCCAGCTTTCTCTCTTATTACAGTTATGTGGTATAAGCGAAGTGAAGTGCCACTAAGGTATGCTGTCTGGTACTCTGCCTCTGGTATAGCCGTGCTTGTCGGAAACTTGCTCCTTTACGCTATCGGCCATATCTCCGGGAGTTTACGTCCTTGGAAATAtcaatttattattatcGGTTCTATAACCTCTCTTTGGGCTATCGCTCTTTGGTTTCTCTTACCCGATAGCCCCGTAAACGCCATCTTCTTGTCGGAAAGGCAGAAGATTGTCGCGGTAGAGAGACTACGGGCTGACCAGATCGGCATCGAAAATAAGACAGTAAAGCCCGAGCAGGTTCGAGAGGTCTTTACAGACCCTAAAACATACTTCTATATCACTATTGTCTTTACTGCTAGTCTTACCAATGGTGCCGCCACCGGTTTCGGCTCCATTATTGTTCAATCGTTTGGT TACACTTCGTTCAGGTCAACCCTTCTCCTTGGCGCTGCCGGCGTGACGCTCTTCATTTGGGTACTAGGAAGCGGCTTGATAGCAACGTTTATTAAGAACACTCGCACTTTGCTTGGCATGCTGACTTGTCTCCCTGTTATTGCTGGCTGTATTATGATATGGAAGTCTAATTGGGAGAATCGTGCCGTACCCCTCTGGGGATTCTTTATTCTTACAGTTTTCGCAAACGCACTAGTAATGGTGCTAACTCTTATGGCTGCTAATACGGCTGGCTATACCAAGAAGGCTGTTACAGCCGGACTCGTCTGGGCGACCTACTGTGTTTCGAACGGCGTGGCTCCGCTTCTGGTATTTGGACCAGAAAAGAAGATCCATTATCCTACAACATTTAAGATTGTTATATCTATGATGtctcttgtctttctcttGTTCGGTGCCTTTCGATGGTACCTCTTGAGACTCAACAGAAAGAGAGACGCCATTCGCCATGTTGTAGAGACCGAAGCTGCTCAAACAGGATTTATGGATCTCACAGACAGAGAGAATATGAATTTCCGATACGAAGCCTAA
- a CDS encoding uncharacterized protein (EggNog:ENOG41) → MKCAERAQDAPMPLSYRPSGRRGMTVTEKILAMHDVSRKGWVQPGDVMQVDIDWVLASELSWMGMARQYDAVGRPGIFRSDRFWLAGDHRVEPELYDHTAVRALMKNSERARDEFKMENFQGFNYTIMHTEFFRSRVMPGMLCIGADSHTCSAGAASALAIGMGGADVCIPLITGQTWLTVPETVQIKIVGKPPQCIGGKDTILHILGKFKRNTIAANRVVEFTGPGLVHLSCDARFAIANMCTEFGAVSGLFEPDQQTLDFISRRPTRKYREGAVFFKADEDAQYAETFEIDLSDVKSSVALYPSPDNVVPVHETVGLELDGTFIGACTTAEEDLIIGAMVLQVGLRRGLVPVPKGRRVVVPGSRPIRHKLAELGLLDAYRDAGFKVGVPGCSMCVGQGMDQAASGEVWLSSQNRNFKNRMGPGSIANLASAATVAASSFSMKIIDPHSFLEDIDMEKLRGYLGYIPFEIAPDGQTQSQLQYSEPYSQSSNKEETQVVQEAVSLPHSGLQSVKTEAIKGRVLRLGDFVDTDAIIPSKFLATGKDMKQLGTHCMEFFMPEFREQVQSGQNIVVAGRGFGCGSSREQAVTALQGTGVQCVIAQSFAFIYARNQPNLGLPGIIIQNEKFFQLAQSGEEVVVDMNKEVVYCGGERFPFKLSGIEKNLIQAGGLAEAFTKFGKHVYDALCKPLTAPTNKDQMTDMESLEF, encoded by the exons ATGAAATGCGCCGAACGAGCTCAGGATGCACCAATGCCACTATCATATCGCCCCTCTGGTCGGAGGGGAATGACAGTAACTGAAAAAATATTAGCGATGCACGATGTTAGTCGCAAAGGATGGGTGCAACCAGGTGATGTGATGCAAGTCGATATTGACTGGGTGTTGGCGAGCGAACTGTCTTGGATG GGCATGGCGCGGCAATATGATGCTGTAGGCCGGCCAGGTATCTTCCGCAGCGACCGTTTCTGGCTTGCAGGTGACCATCGGGTTGAGCCAGAGCTATATGATCATACTGCCGTTCGGGCGTTGATGAAAAACAGCGAGCGGGCGCGGGATGAATTCAAGATGGAGAACTTTCAAGGATTCAAT TATACAATAATGCACACAGAGTTTTTCCGATCGAGAGTGATGCCAGGTATGCTCTGTATTGGTGCCGATAGTCATACTTGTTCTGCAGGCGCTGCATCTGCTCTCGCGATTGGCATGGGCGGCGCAGATGTGTGCATTCCACTTATCACTGGACAGACGTGGCTCACAGTCCCTGAGACTGTCCAGATCAAGATAGTTGGTAAGCCTCCGCAATGCATCGGGGGTAAAGACACGATCTTGCATATCTTGGGCAAGTTTAAGCGCAACACTATTGCAGCGAATCGCGTTGTGGAGTTCACAGGTCCTGGTTTGGTACACCTATCATGCGACGCCAGATTCGCGATTGCGAATATGTGCACG GAGTTCGGCGCAGTAAGCGGTCTTTTTGAACCGGATCAGCAAACTTTGGACTTTATAAGCCGGCGACCGACGAGGAAATATCGCGAAGGCGCAGTGTTTTTCAAAGCTGATGAGGATGCCCAGTATGCTGAGACTTTTGAAATCGATCTCAGCGATGTGAAATCATCCGTTGCTCTATATCCCTCACCAGACAATGTTGTTCCAGTTCACGAGACAGTCGGCCTCGAACTCGACGGAACCTTCATTGGAGCCTGCACTACAGCGGAAGAAGATTTGATTATAGGCGCCATGGTGCTACAGGTCGGCCTACGTCGCGGATTAGTTCCCGTACCTAAAGGTAGACGAGTCGTTGTGCCGGGATCGAGGCCAATTAGACACAAACTGGCCGAGCTGGGTTTATTGGATGCCTACAGAGATGCCGGGTTCAAGGTCGGTGTCCCCGGATGTAGTATGTGCGTGGGTCAGGGCATGGACCAGGCGGCTTCAGGAGAAGTATGGCTGTCAAGTCAGAACAGGAACTTCAAAAACCGAATGGGTCCAG GATCCATTGCAAATCTGGCGTCAGCGGCTACAGTGGCTGCGTCTTCCTTTTCTATGAAGATAATTGACCCACATAGCTTCCTAGAAGATATCGATATGGAAAAGTTAAGGGgttatttaggttatattCCCTTCGAGATTGCCCCTGATGGGCAAACGCAAAGTCAGCTACAGTATTCAGAGCCATATTCTCAAAGCAGCAATAAGGAAGAAACGCAGGTAGTCCAAGAAGCTGTGAGCCTCCCGCATTCTGGACTCCAGAGTGTGAAGACCGAGGCTATCAAAGGTCGTGTGCTGCGTCTGGGAGATTTCGTCGATACCGATGCT ATCATTCCTTCCAAATTCCTGGCTACGGGCAAAGATATGAAGCAGCTAGGCACGCACTGCATGGAATTCTTCATGCCAGAGTTCCGCGAGCAAGTTCAATCTGGCCAAAATATCGTGGTTGCTGGAAGAGGTTTTGGCTGCGGCTCCTCAAGAGAGCAGGCGGTCACTGCTCTTCAAGGTACAGGCGTCCAGTGTGTCATTGCGCAATCGTTTGCATTCATTTACGCGCGCAATCAACCGAATCTAGGACTTCCTGGAATCATCATCCAAAACGAAAAGTTCTTCCAACTGGCACAATCCGGTGAAGAGGTTGTAGTGGATATGAATAAGGAAGTTGTATATTGTGGCGGAGAGAGGTTTCCATTCAAGCTAAGTGGCATAGAGAAGAACTTGATCCAAGCAGGTGGCCTAGCGGAGGCGTTTACTAAGTTTGGAAAGCACGTTTACGATGCTCTTTGCAAACCACTAACCGCTCCTACTAACAAAGATCAGATGACTGATATGGAAAGTTTAGAATTTTAG
- a CDS encoding uncharacterized protein (EggNog:ENOG41), whose product MLCSICSSIDFAAVAHSNFKYGPSRGANNFLFYSIHRDDNTKPDLTPHQTTTVGLSTAAENCDLCRVIKGFMDVATARHKKSEEMGWSSDREKEGIFLCGRIKRDGIQVLLLNSSNEKRKWNLYEVIGGLGFAVGSDSLLAPMVKGRTISPLPKDPSTLAVVKQWISHCIENHGHAQGSAMPTRLLEIRRDGQEIVLCDSFTETHAYVALSYCWGSTKQKTLRTDTIKEFRVGLGTQDLPQTFQDAIWVSRQLGIRFIWVDSLCIVQDDYQDWIAHSDRMIEVYGNATLTIAASRAQDSAEGFLSERLRTYLPLPVEMDGVSGEVFAFPLPIRQVAYPEHGMELEGEPITTRGWTLQERYLSIRTLHFGTSQIFFECTQSFLSEDHCSVGDLDYTDYRLAASGRRGRSKPEVNDWRKIVKQFSQRKLTVETDKLPALAGMASQLLSLSTPPEDCCTSNTGYLAGLWRDDFIYGLGWARPHSSPTGTRPQHYCGPSWSWASVHGVVGYGSWRHNRGQLARFVDAGVDLYSQQHPFGMVTRGWALLRVRLLRLVKNKQSRVGPSGIAFLSAYECGVHFPLTVTWDSESYLISRSQSGEPISAEDGTDIWAMPLYWTQEIFAPVDSSCIAVRQPFFLLIKPAKHQLTAHSGTLGFTRVGYAEGPITAEGDRLIRGNYEVEQRRILEGWISAEANELETILLL is encoded by the exons ATGCTCTGCAGTATTTGTAGCTCTATCGACTTTGCCGCAGTGGCACATTCGAATTTCAAATATGGTCCCTCGAGAGGTGcaaataattttcttttttacagcATCCACAGGGACGACAATACGAAGCCTGACCTCACACCTCATCAAACAACTACTGTGGGGCTAAGCACGGCTGCCGAGAACTGTGATCTATGCCGAGTCATCAAAGGCTTCATGGACGTAGCGACGGCCAGGCACAAGAAATCCGAGGAAATGGGCTGGTCTTCggacagagagaaagaggggatTTTTCTCTGCGGCAGAATTAAGCGCGATGGGATTCAGGTACTATTGCTCAATTCTTCGaacgaaaaaagaaagtggAATTTGTACGAAGTTATTGGCGGGCTAGGCTTTGCAGTGGGCAGCG ACAGTCTTCTAGCTCCCATGGTCAAGGGGCGAACCATTTCGCCACTGCCAAAAGACCCCTCAACTCTGGCAGTGGTCAAGCAGTGGATCAGTCACTGCATCGAGAACCATGGCCACGCGCAGGGCAGTGCAATGCCTACGAGGCTGCTGGAGATCAGACGTGATGGCCAGGAAATCGTACTGTGCGACTCTTTCACCGAGACTCACGCGTACGTGGCTCTCAGCTACTGCTGGGGGTcgacaaaacaaaaaactcTCCGTACTGACACCATCAAGGAGTTTCGAGTTGGGCTGGGCACGCAAGACCTTCCGCAAACATTCCAAGATGCGATCTGGGTGTCCCGCCAGCTTGGAATTCGCTTTATCTGGGTGGATAGCCTCTGCATCGTACAGGATGACTACCAGGATTGGATCGCCCACTCCGACAGAATGATCGAAGTATATGGAAATGCCACCCTCACGATAGCAGCCAGCCGGGCTCAGGACAGCGCGGAAGGCTTCCTATCGGAACGTTTGCGAACCTACCTCCCCCTACCGGTGGAAATGGACGGCGTATCGGGTGAAGTCTTCGCCTTTCCTCTCCCGATTAGGCAGGTAGCCTACCCGGAGCACGGAATGGAGCTAGAGGGCGAGCCGATCACCACGCGCGGTTGGACGCTGCAAGAACGGTACCTATCGATCCGAACGCTTCACTTCGGGACCTCCCAGATCTTTTTCGAGTGCACACAGTCTTTTCTGTCCGAAGACCATTGCTCAGTGGGCGATCTGGACTATACAGACTACCGCTTGGCGGCCAGCGGGCGAAGGGGACGGTCAAAGCCCGAGGTGAATGACTGGCGTAAGATCGTAAAGCAGTTCTCTCAACGGAAGCTTACCGTGGAGACGGATAAACTTCCAGCGCTGGCTGGCATGGCTAGCCAGCTCTTGAGTCTCTCTACGCCTCCAGAGGATTGTTGTACGTCCAACACTGGCTATCTGGCGGGTCTGTGGCGAGATGATTTTATATATGGCTTGGGCTGGGCCCGCCCTCATAGCTCTCCGACGGGGACGCGGCCGCAGCACTATTGCGGGCCATCGTGGTCTTGGGCCTCTGTCCATGGAGTCGTTGGATATGGGTCATGGCGCCATAACCGGGGCCAGCTTGCACGCTTCGTGGACGCTGGCGTGGACCTCTATTCACAGCAGCACCCATTCGGAATGGTCACAAGGGGATGGGCCCTCCTTCGAGTTCGTCTCTTGCGCTTGGTCAAAAACAAACAGTCTCGGGTTGGGCCGTCGGGCATTGCTTTCTTATCTGCGTACGAATGTGGAGTTCACTTCCCCTTGACGGTAACATGGGACTCGGAAAGCTACCTTATATCAAGGTCGCAGTCGGGAGAACCAATCAGTGCGGAAGATGGGACGGATATCTGGGCCATGCCCTTGTATTGGACTCAGGAAATTTTCGCTCCAGTCGACTCTTCCTGTATTGCAGTCCGACAACCATTTTTCTTGCTCATCAAGCCAGCAAAGCATCAGCTGACTGCTCACTCTGGTACTCTCGGTTTTACCAGAGTTGGTTACGCAGAAGGGCCAATAACTGCAGAAGGTGATCGACTGATCCGAGGAAATTATGAGGTAGAACAGCGACGAATACTTGAAGGATGGATTTCAGCAGAGGCGAACGAGTTAGAAACGATCCTTCTACTATAG
- a CDS encoding uncharacterized protein (EggNog:ENOG41): MSCIDDSTLRVLKLERLVSENALKYLATECRFPKLETLVLNMVTTNVSSPLPRSLWSATGNFLLTLPPLLALGLPGTTNSTLLRPVFEHHGASLRTLWLSGETASPKLIKHLVQSCPSICKLGLQIQRSKGDATEVTTYATLGSLPKLQDLSLPWTALILASWLSKKVMTIPMLS; the protein is encoded by the coding sequence ATGTCGTGTATCGACGATTCTACATTGCGCGTGTTAAAACTTGAGCGACTCGTTAGCGAAAATGCCCTTAAATATCTTGCCACAGAATGTCGCTTTCCCAAGTTGGAAACCTTGGTCCTGAACATGGTGACCACTAACGTATCGTCTCCTCTGCCTAGAAGCCTATGGAGTGCTACGGGCAACTTCCTTCTCACTTTACCTCCTTTACTTGCATTAGGTCTTCCAGGAACAACGAACAGTACGCTTTTACGGCCAGTTTTTGAGCACCATGGCGCATCGCTGCGGACGCTGTGGCTTTCTGGTGAGACGGCTTCGCCCAAACTCATCAAGCACCTAGTTCAAAGTTGTCCCTCTATTTGCAAGCTGGGACTTCAAATACAGCGGTCCAAGGGCGATGCCACAGAGGTTACTACATATGCTACGCTCGGATCGCTACCAAAGCTGCAGGATTTGTCCCTACCCTGGACTGCTCTGATACTCGCGTCTTGGCTGAGCAAGAAGGTGATGACGATCCCGATGCTAAGTTAG
- a CDS encoding uncharacterized protein (SECRETED:SignalP(1-24)~CAZy:GH5), with amino-acid sequence MRLAALLRASLAMAIGKHSMAVLAQVGETWYEKHPGMSRITRVNQDTNQILDEFGRTRFFHGTNVVMKEAPWYRPMDWVPGVSSFGERDMQNLKDLGLNVVRLGHHWAGAEPVRGNYNQTFLDIMKKQTKMAEDQGIYILVDVHQDVLARQLCGHGVPDWFVKQGWVSNMKGFPVPLKMKAFPVDDKGFPSPSSICNSVDWSLSYTSIAVANAFGRLYNNYDGLGDAFAAYWKKLASEYVDTANVVGYNLLNEPWVGDMWSDPTLLVPGIADHKVMEALWNRASKQIRSVDKEKLIWFEGATLDILSGFEDAPLGDGSKSVHSFHYYNPPQLGSISDTLGNRRKDSERLKTAGVLTELTFWMGDDKQMKDLTDAMLATDANMVSWMGWAYENLYNGTSGQPYPELAKHYSRAYPAAIAGKPKMFSFDESSGTFKLKFISNPEIDAPTEIILPSPSFPNGYEVQILPEESFIQYTRDARTLALFTNENIKNATEVSVIVSRK; translated from the exons ATGCGGCTCGCTGCTTTGTTGAGAGCATCACTTGCCATGGCGATCGGCAAGCATTCTATGGCTGTACTTGCACAAGTAGGTGAGACTTGGTATGAGAAACACCCTGGCATGTCACGCATCACCCGTGTCAACCAAGACACGAATCAGATCCTAGATGAATTTGGCCGGACTCGGTTCTTCCATGGCACCAACGTCGTGATGAAGGAGGCACCATGGTATCGACCAATGGACTGGGTACCTGGTGTCTCCTCATTCGGCGAGCGGGACATGCAAAATTTGAAAGATCTCGGTCTCAATGTTGTACGGCTTGGCCATCACTGGGCTGGCGCTGAACCCGTGCGCGGAAACTACAATCAGACATTTTTGGACATTATGAAGAAGCAGACCAAGATGGCTGAGGATCAGGGCATCTACATCTTGGTGGACGTGCACCAGGATGTCTTGGCTCGTCAGTTGTGTGGTCACGGCGTTCCTGAT TGGTTTGTTAAGCAGGGCTGGGTGTCTAATATGAAAGGATTTCCTGTTCCCTTGAAGATGAAAGCGTTTCCCGTTGATGATAAGGGTTTCCCGAGCCCATCCTCTATTTGCAATAGTGTCGACTGGAGTCTGAGCTATACGTCTATAGCCGTAGCCAATGCATTTGGTAGGCTTTATAACAACTATGATGGGCTAGGAGACGCCTTCGCAGCATactggaagaagctggcgTCTGAGTATGTCGATACAGCTAATGTAGTTGGATACAATTTGCTAAATGAGCCGTGGGTTGGCGATATGTGGTCAGATCCGACTCTTCTTGTTCCTGGAATAGCAGATCATAAAGTCATGGAAGCGCTTTGGAATCgtgcaagcaagcaaattCGCAGCGTGGATAAGGAAAAGCTTATTTGGTTTGAGGGTGCAACGCTAGACATCCTCTCCGGCTTTGAAGATGCCCCCCTGGGAGATGGTTCTAAGTCCGTGCACTCGTTTCACTACTACAATCCGCCACAACTAGGTTCAATCTCTGATACCCTTGGCAACCGCCGTAAAGACAGCGAGCGTTTGAAAACGGCTGGAGTGCTAACTGAACTCACCTTCTGGATGGGCGACGACAAGCAGATGAAAGATCTAACGGACGCGATGTTGGCGACGGACGCAAACATGGTTTCTTGGATGGGATGGGCATATGAAAACCTGTACAATGGCACATCCGGTCAGCCCTATCCTGAGTTAGCAAAACACTACAGCCGCGCATATCCTGCCGCCATCGCAGGCAAGCCAAAGATGTTTAGCTTCGATGAAAGCTCGGGCACTTTCAAACTTAAATTCATATCTAATCCCGAAATCGACGCTCCCACCGAGATTATTCTACCGTCTCCTTCTTTCCCAAATGGTTATGAAGTGCAGATCTTGCCGGAAGAAAGCTTCATCCAGTATACACGAGATGCGCGTACATTGGCTTTGTTTACGAACGAGAATATTAAAAACGCCACTGAAGTATCAGTTATAGTCTCGCGTAAATAG
- a CDS encoding uncharacterized protein (EggNog:ENOG41), with product MLADESKVPLACPGVYDGLSTRIALSCEFPVLYLTGAGISASRTGMADLGLTTMTEMAQTAALMCNLNPDVPVIVDADTGYGGTLNVSRTVKEYIRAGVAAFHLEDQVVNKKCGHLEGKEVVALDEYISRIRAAVKTREQLGSDIVVIARTDALAVTGFDDALTRLKAAVAAGADVAFMEAIKSKDEARKLCEIFNPMGVPVMYGMVQGSQAARISVSEAKQMGLSIIVYAGMCLAPTMRAVKQALMAFKENGDCEFYDDGKSSPKEFFKTFGLEDLQRFDTQVKRETAKVLKDSAESV from the coding sequence ATGCTTGCCGATGAGTCCAAGGTCCCACTCGCATGCCCTGGAGTATACGACGGCCTCAGCACCCGAATCGCATTGTCTTGCGAGTTTCCTGTGCTCTACCTCACTGGTGCAGGTATATCTGCCAGTCGCACCGGCATGGCAGACCTCGGTCTTACGACAATGACTGAAATGGCCCAAACGGCTGCCCTGATGTGCAATCTAAACCCCGATGTGCCAGTGATTGTTGACGCAGATACCGGCTATGGAGGAACGCTAAATGTGTCGCGCACTGTCAAAGAATATATTCGGGCGGGCGTTGCTGCTTTCCACCTTGAAGATCAGGTGGTGAATAAGAAATGCGGCCATCTTGAGGGAAAGGAAGTCGTTGCATTGGATGAATATATCAGTCGCATTCGTGCAGCTGTGAAGACCCGTGAGCAGCTGGGATCCgatatcgtcgtcatcgctagGACGGATGCCCTGGCTGTGACTGGCTTCGATGATGCCCTCACCAGGTTGAaagcagcagtggcagctGGTGCTGATGTAGCTTTCATGGAAGCAATCAAGTCTAAGGATGAAGCAAGAAAGCTATGCGAAATTTTCAATCCGATGGGTGTTCCAGTTATGTATGGTATGGTTCAAGGTTCGCAGGCGGCGCGCATTAGCGTTAGCGAAGCCAAGCAAATGGGGCTTAGTATCATCGTATACGCGGGCATGTGTCTGGCGCCAACAATGCGGGCGGTAAAGCAGGCTCTGATGGCATTCAAGGAGAATGGGGACTGTGAGTTTTATGATGATGGGAAGTCGTCACCTAAGGAGTTTTTTAAGACCTTTGGTTTAGAGGACTTGCAGAGATTTGACACCCAAGTCAAGAGGGAAACTGCAAAAGTTCTCAAGGATAGCGCCGAGTCAGTATAG
- a CDS encoding uncharacterized protein (TransMembrane:1 (o29-53i)~EggNog:ENOG41) — protein MSRTSFNDIPLPIARIICENLATSHRPSLYAFALVNKSCYNAALALLFCRIVLRVTEGSRPERSVQQLRQVLERTNGFRFVRHVVLGGFGRWEEEHDQLVENDMQSDACRYPFGNTANEDEENVELINIARVEAQWQSSWYVDNNVWDLLADFIPDLPGLSDVIFDCSTQYLPRLLRVLHQHHPQCRLHLGSFDIYRPDGSLTPAEQVELITSPLLHTIYLRDRSQEGYGPDGAPTYGADAVRRIIAGLAPNLKKVAVLNTHAGWSPALAEALHKSDRHGWVSHSQITRQPSEPRAH, from the coding sequence ATGTCACGCACCTCATTCAACGACATTCCGCTTCCCATAGCCCGCATCATTTGTGAGAACCTTGCGACGTCTCATAGGCCAAGCCTATACGCATTTGCACTAGTTAACAAGTCGTGCTACAATGCTGCATTGGCGCTGCTCTTCTGCCGCATTGTTCTACGGGTGACCGAGGGAAGTCGCCCGGAGAGGTCTGTTCAACAGCTTCGCCAGGTTCTTGAGCGAACAAATGGTTTTCGGTTCGTCCGTCATGTCGTTTTGGGCGGATTTGGCCGCTGGGAGGAAGAACACGACCAGCTAGTGGAGAATGATATGCAGAGTGATGCTTGCAGATACCCATTTGGGAATACGGcaaatgaagatgaggagaatGTAGAGCTAATCAACATTGCAAGAGTTGAGGCTCAATGGCAAAGCAGCTGGTATGTAGATAATAACGTGTGGGATCTGCTCGCAGACTTTATCCCTGATTTACCTGGCCTCTCGGATGTGATTTTCGACTGTTCAACTCAATATCTGCCCCGTCTACTCCGTGTTTTACACCAACACCATCCTCAGTGCAGACTACATCTGGGCTCCTTCGATATATACCGTCCCGACGGGAGCTTAACGCCCGCTGAGCAAGTCGAACTCATCACATCACCACTCTTGCACACAATCTATCTTCGAGATCGTTCACAGGAGGGTTATGGGCCGGATGGCGCTCCAACATACGGCGCGGACGCCGTGCGACGTATTATTGCCGGGCTGGCGCCGAATTTGAAGAAAGTAGCTGTACTAAATACACATGCGGGCTGGTCACCAGCACTCGCGGAGGCTCTGCACAAGAGCGACCGGCATGGCTGGGTTTCGCACTCCCAGATAACGAGACAACCAAGCGAACCAAGGGCTCACTAG